A stretch of the Papaver somniferum cultivar HN1 chromosome 6, ASM357369v1, whole genome shotgun sequence genome encodes the following:
- the LOC113290995 gene encoding uncharacterized protein LOC113290995 — translation MVMKLARDGEDDKLAEPITFSVIDVPMNGQAHGDPLVITLLIEKLGVKRILVESVSSVEVLFYDTFKRMELSDDILIPSTYRIYGFNETVTVPKGEVTLKVSDGEGYLDTLTTFYVVDFVSPYEVIGGRPWIASIKGVASAYHQRLRFPTYRGVVEVIGDPQAARQCMQLDIQQNEEKRSRQRRQKNKSKEIKAGEEP, via the coding sequence CCGATCACTTTTTCTGTTATAGATGTCCCGATGAATGGCCAAGCACATGGAGACCCCCTAGTCATCACTTTACTCATTGAAAAATTGGGAGTCAAAAGGATATTGGTGGAAAGTGTGAGTTCAGTCGAAGTCCTCTTTTATGACACGTTCAAAAGGATGGAACTATCTGATGACATCTTAATTCCTTCAACATATCGGATTTATGGCTTCAATGAGACAGTAACCGTACCAAAGGGAGAAGTAACTCTCAAAGTCTCAGATGGGGAGGGGTACTTGGATACCCTTACCACCTTTTACGTTGTAGATTTCGTATCACCTTATGAGGTGATTGGCGGCCGACCTTGGATCGCAAGCATCAAAGGGGTAGCCTCCGCCTACCACCAAAGGTTGAGGTTCCCTACTTATCGGGGAGTTGTTGAAGTGATAGGTGATCCTCAGGCAGCGAGACAATGTATGCAACTTGATATTCAACAAAACGAAGAGAAGCGATCAAGACAGCGTCGACAAAAGAAtaaatctaaggaaatcaaggcGGGGGAAGAACCATAG